The genomic window TATTCGATAAAGGTATTTAAATCTTCCAAAGGATTTAGTCGTGTAAGAGTGACGAGCAATATCTATCATCAGATCTTTATAAGTTCCTGTTTGACTCAGGTTCAGCCAGCAACTAATTCTCTCCCTGCCTAGATTACTTAGTTTTGCAGTGGTCACGGCTAAAATGAGCTTTTGAACCTTTTCAGGGAAATCCGCCACCAACCATTGGGCAATCATTCCACCTTGTGAAATCCCCATAACATAAGCGGTATCTAGGTTTAGTATCTCCATTGCTTCAGCAACATCTGCTGCCATATCCCGTGTAGTATAACCCTGCCTCAACTCATTGATTCGAGAAAAAACATAAATTTTGTAACGTTCGGCAAGTATACGGTATGTGATTGAAAAAGGCATAGCCATACCTTTAACCGTTTGTAGTCCATCGCCCAATCCTGGTATAATTACTAAAGGGTCCTTTCCTTTTCCAAATGTCACATAGTCCATAGTCTTTCCATTTATAGACAATGTGGCGTTCTTAGCTGAATACAAAGATTATTCTCCTTTCAACGCATCAAACTTCGCTTTCATAGTTGGATTTTTTCTTGTCAATTTTTTGACGGAAACATCATCTAATTTGTTGTTGGCGAGACGGAGTTGCTTTTCTGATGTGGTCAAGAATTTCTTAACTTCTTCCATCCGTTTAATAGCCTTGTCAATTTCATCGATGGCCTTACCGAAGTTGACAGAAGCTGAATTGTAGTTCTTAGCAAAGGCTACCTTGAAAGCTTCCAAATCTTCCTCAAAATGAGTGATATCGATATTTTGCTCACGTATAAGTGCTAGTTCCTGCTTGTATTTTAGAGAATTAAGGGCAGCATTGCGCAAGAGCCCAATCAGTTGGATAAAGAACTGAGGACGCACGACGTACATTTTCTCATACTCATGACTGACATCGACAATTCCAGTATTGAAGTAATCATTGTCAGCCTCAAGCATACTTACCAAAACTGCATACTCACAGTTCTTCTCACGGCGGTCCTTGTCCAACTCTTTGTAGAAATCTGCATTCTTGTGCTTTTTCTCAGTTCCATCCGCTTCATTTTTCATCTCAAACATGATGGAAATGAATTCCAGCCCATTTTCATCAAAATCACGGAAGATGAAGTCTCCTTTAGAACCACGCGCTGAAATCTTGTTGTCCTTTTCAAAATAAGCATTTGGAAAGGCAAAACTACGAACCTTGTTAAACTCGCTCTCCGCATACTGTTCTAGACTTTCACCAATAGCTTTTGTAGATTGTTGTGCCTTAAAATTCTTGTAAAACTCAACCTGCTCATTTGCTGCCTTAAGTTGGGCTTCATAGTTTTGTTTAACAGAAGCAAGAGAAAGCTCGTTTTCTTTTTCTTGTAAAAGGAGCTGATTTTTGACCTGGTCGCGTTCTTTTTCAAGATCAGAAAGAGTTTTTTGTAGTTGGTTCTCATGCTCCAAGCGCAAGGTAGCCAATTGATTCTCAAGAGCTTGGACCTCTTTTTCTTTTTCTAACAGACTTTTGCTAGCACTTTGCTCTACTTCCTTCCTAGCCAATTCTTTTTCAGTTTCGAAATTTTGGATTTGACTTTGTAGCTGGGCAATTTCTTGGTCTTTTTGAGCGAGTTTTGCCTGTTGTTCATTCAAGGCCTTTTGCTCTACCAATGTCAATTCTTGCTTGATTCGTTCATGCAATTCCTTATCAAACTCTACAGTGCGAACTTGAGAAATCAGTTCTGCATATTGACTTTCATTAACTGTAAAAACTTCGCCACAATTTGGACATTTAATTTCGTTCATGATTTTCCTCTAAATTTAACATTACTACTTTCATTATAGCATGGAAAAACAAAAAGAAAAAGTTGGAATCAATCCAACTTTTAATCTACGTATGTATCTTCGTTTTTGTTTAAGAAGGCGTAAGGCAATCCCATCAGTAGACCACCGCCGATAAAGTTACCGATGAAGGTTACACCCCAGTGACGAAGAATATTTCCGATACCAAAGTTTGCGATCGAATCAGCAGCAACACTGAATTTCACAATAGCAAATGAAGCAAAGTTTGCGGCGATGTGTTCGTTTGTTAAGAATACAAACATGTAAATGGCTGAAAGAACCAACCAAAGTTTAGCTCCACCATCTTTAACCAAAACAAATGATAGAATTGCGATATTTACAAAGATATTCGCTAAAATACCTTCTAGCAATACTAATTCATTTGAACGTGCTAGTTTCATTTCTACAACACCAGAAATGAAACTGTCGTGAGTGAGATTTGCATAGGCTGCTGAATGAGCGAATCCC from Streptococcus sp. oral taxon 061 includes these protein-coding regions:
- a CDS encoding DUF2130 domain-containing protein, producing the protein MNEIKCPNCGEVFTVNESQYAELISQVRTVEFDKELHERIKQELTLVEQKALNEQQAKLAQKDQEIAQLQSQIQNFETEKELARKEVEQSASKSLLEKEKEVQALENQLATLRLEHENQLQKTLSDLEKERDQVKNQLLLQEKENELSLASVKQNYEAQLKAANEQVEFYKNFKAQQSTKAIGESLEQYAESEFNKVRSFAFPNAYFEKDNKISARGSKGDFIFRDFDENGLEFISIMFEMKNEADGTEKKHKNADFYKELDKDRREKNCEYAVLVSMLEADNDYFNTGIVDVSHEYEKMYVVRPQFFIQLIGLLRNAALNSLKYKQELALIREQNIDITHFEEDLEAFKVAFAKNYNSASVNFGKAIDEIDKAIKRMEEVKKFLTTSEKQLRLANNKLDDVSVKKLTRKNPTMKAKFDALKGE
- a CDS encoding alpha/beta fold hydrolase, which gives rise to MDYVTFGKGKDPLVIIPGLGDGLQTVKGMAMPFSITYRILAERYKIYVFSRINELRQGYTTRDMAADVAEAMEILNLDTAYVMGISQGGMIAQWLVADFPEKVQKLILAVTTAKLSNLGRERISCWLNLSQTGTYKDLMIDIARHSYTTKSFGRFKYLYRIMGIFGRIKDKKRIDIQAVSCLKHDSLAFFEKISCPTLIIGAEKDDVLGVDGSLVLHQHIKDSQLTILPECGHALYEQNKDFQKRVLVFLES
- a CDS encoding formate/nitrite transporter family protein; protein product: MVSSEFISKIEFACKKKESLYSNSKFKYAIRSMFAGAFLTFSTAAGAVGADLINKIAPGSGRFLFPFVFAWGLAYTVFLNAELVTSNMMFLTAGSFLKKISWRKTVEILLYCTFFNLIGALIAGWGFAHSAAYANLTHDSFISGVVEMKLARSNELVLLEGILANIFVNIAILSFVLVKDGGAKLWLVLSAIYMFVFLTNEHIAANFASFAIVKFSVAADSIANFGIGNILRHWGVTFIGNFIGGGLLMGLPYAFLNKNEDTYVD